Proteins from one Juglans microcarpa x Juglans regia isolate MS1-56 chromosome 1S, Jm3101_v1.0, whole genome shotgun sequence genomic window:
- the LOC121245233 gene encoding polygalacturonate 4-alpha-galacturonosyltransferase-like, which yields MKRGLSGAGIHRNKGGGSRFPLAIIILFVVLVPLVFFVGRGLHPTDLDDLATDPGKQNVDWRERLALQHFKSLFTKEVIDVITASTSDMGPLSLDTFKKNNLSASWKVVGTDTSVVDSSEPSQAAAVVGKETPKGNKENSSDDHAQLIGKPADLVRRQLREKRRIKRASELIQQDDEAIVKLENAAIERSKSVDSAVLGKYSIWRKENENENSDSTVRLMRDQMIMARVYLTIAKMKNKVDLYQKLQARLKESQRALGEAATDADLHHSAPERMKAMGQILSKAREQLYDCNLVTGKLRAMLQSADEHVRSLKKQSTFLSQLAAKTIPNAIHCLSMRLTIEYYLLPPEKRKFPRRENLENPNLYHYALFSDNVLAASVVVNSTVTNAKDSSKHVFHLVTDKLNFGAMNMWFLLNPPGKATIHVENVDEFKWLNSSYCPVLRQLESAAMKEYYFKAGHPTTLSSGAANLKYRNPKYLSMLNHLRFYLPQVYPKLNKILFLDDDIVVQKDLTGLWSVDLHGKVNGAVETCGESFHRFDKYLNFTNPHIARNFDPNACGWAYGMNVFDLKEWKKKDITGIYHKWQNMNEDRVLWKLGTLPPGLITFYGLTHPLEKSWHVLGLGYNPSVDRTEIENAAVIHYNGNMKPWLDLAMTRYRSYWTKYIRYDHPYLRTCNLSE from the exons ATGAAGCGGGGACTATCAGGCGCGGGCATCCACAGGAACAAAGGCGGTGGATCTCGGTTCCCTTTAGCAATTATCATTCTCTTCGTAGTGCTCGTGCCCTTGGTTTTCTTCGTCGGCCGAGGACTCCACCCCACTG ATCTGGATGATCTTGCAACTGATCCTGGTAAACAG AATGTGGATTGGAGAGAAAGATTGGCATTGCAGCATTTCAAATCTCTCTTCACAAAAGAG gTAATTGATGTTATCACAGCCAGCACAAGTGATATGGGGCCTTTGAGTCTTGATACCTTTAAGAAAAACAACTTGTCTGCCTCATGGAAAGTCGTTGGGACAGACACTTCAGTTGTTGACTCTTCTGAG CCAAGCCAAGCAGCTGCAGTTGTTGGAAAAGAAACACCCAAGGGCAACAAGGAAAATTCTTCAG ATGATCATGCTCAACTTATTGGCAAACCTGCAGACCTAGTCCGAAGG CAATTGCGAGAAAAAAGACGCATAAAGCGTGCTTCTGAGTTGATACAACAGGATGATGAAGCAATTGTAAAACTTGAAAATGCTGCCATTGAACGCTCCAAATCAGTTGACTCTGCTGTTCTGGGAAAATACAGCATATGGAGGAAAGAAAACGAAAACGAGAACTCTGACTCGACAGTACGCTTGATGCGGGATCAAATGATAATGGCAAGGGTATATCTAACCATTGCAAAGATGAAAAACAAGGTTGATTTGTACCAAAAACTACAGGCTCGGCTTAAAGAGAGCCAGCGGGCCCTAGGAGAGGCTGCCACTGATGCCGATCTACATCACAG TGCACCTGAGAGAATGAAAGCTATGGGCCAAATTCTGTCAAAAGCAAGAGAGCAATTGTATGACTGCAATTTGGTTACAGGGAAGCTGAGAGCAATGCTTCAGTCAGCTGATGAACATGTTAGGAGCTTGAAAAAGCAGAGCACATTCTTGAGTCAGTTAGCTGCCAAGACCATTCCAAATGCAATCCACTGTTTATCTATGCGCTTAACCATTGAATACTACCTCCTTCCTCCAGAGAAGCGGAAGTTCCCCAGAAGGGAGAATCTGGAAAATCCAAATCTTTATCATTATGCCCTCTTCTCAGACAATGTATTGGCTGCATCAGTGGTTGTAAACTCAACTGTCACAAATGCTAAG GACTCTTCAAAACATGTATTTCATCTTGTCACTGATAAACTTAACTTTGGAGCCATGAATATGTGGTTTCTGTTGAACCCTCCTGGAAAAGCCACAATCCATGttgaaaatgttgatgaatttAAGTGGCTCAATTCATCTTACTGCCCAGTTCTACGTCAACTCGAATCTGCTGCAATGAAAGAGTACTATTTCAAGGCTGGCCATCCAACCACACTTTCATCTGGTGCTGCTAATCTGAAGTACAGGAACCCAAAGTATTTGTCAATGCTTAACCATCTAAGGTTCTATCTACCACAGGTTTATCCAAAGTTGAATAAGATCCTCTTTCTTGACGATGACATTGTTGTTCAGAAAGACTTGACTGGACTGTGGTCTGTGGATCTCCATGGAAAGGTTAATGGTGCAGTGGAAACCTGTGGTGAGAGCTTTCACCGTTTTGACAAGTACCTTAACTTTACAAATCCTCATATTGCAAGAAACTTTGATCCAAATGCGTGCGGTTGGGCTTATGGGATGAACGTTTTCGATCTAAAGGAATGGAAAAAGAAGGATATTACTGGCATATATCATAAGTGGCAGAACATG AATGAAGATAGGGTACTTTGGAAGCTAGGGACATTACCTCCAGGATTAATTACATTCTATGGGCTGACACATCCTCTTGAGAAGTCATGGCATGTGCTTGGTTTGGGTTACAATCCAAGCGTGGATCGCACCGAGATTGAGAATGCTGCAGTTATACATTATAATGGCAATATGAAACCCTGGCTGGACTTGGCAATGACAAGATATCGGTCGTACTGGACTAAGTACATCAGGTACGATCATCCCTACCTTCGCACCTGCAACCTAAGTGAATGA
- the LOC121245370 gene encoding MADS-box protein SOC1-like — protein MVRGKTQMRRIENATSRQVTFSKRRNGLLKKAFELSVLCDAEVGLIIFSPRSKLYEFASSSMQETIDRYRRHTKDNQTINKSVEQNMQHLRHEAANMMKKIELLEVSKRKLLGESLGACSLDELQQIEQQLESSVIKIRARKTQVFKEQIDKLKEKEKALVAENARLCEKCGIQLQQGANEHREISPYEESNPSSDVETELFIGPPERRAKRLTLPT, from the exons ATGGTGAGAGGAAAGACTCAGATGAGGCGCATAGAGAATGCCACAAGCAGACAAGTGACCTTCTCCAAGCGGAGAAATGGGCTGCTAAAGAAAGCGTTTGAGCTATCAGTTCTTTGTGATGCTGAGGTTGGACTCATAATTTTCTCTCCCAGGAGCAAGCTCTATGAATTTGCAAGTTCCAG CATGCAGGAGACAATAGATCGCTACCGGAGGCACACAAAAGACAATCAAACCATCAACAAATCGGTTGAACAAAACATGCAG CACCTGAGGCATGAAGCAGCAAACATGATGAAGAAGATTGAGCTTCTTGAAGTTTCAAAACG AAAACTCCTTGGAGAAAGTTTGGGAGCATGCTCCCTTGACGAACTACAACAGATAGAACAACAGTTGGAGAGCAGCGTAATCAAAATTAGAGCAAGAAAG ACTCAAGTTTTCAAGGAACAGATCGACAAACTAAAAGAGAAG GAGAAAGCCCTAGTAGCTGAAAACGCAAGGCTATGTGAGAAG TGTGGTATTCAATTACAGCAAGGAGCAAACGAGCACAGAGAAATTTCACCTTATGAAGAAAGTAATCCAAGCTCAGATGTGGAGACTGAATTGTTCATCGGACCTCCGGAAAGGAGAGCAAAGCGTTTAACCCTACCAACTTGA